Part of the Arthrobacter sp. MMS18-M83 genome is shown below.
AAGATTCGGTCCACGGGTCGAATCGACGATCGTGAATTGTCACGGGATAGTCGGCGAAATTTTGATTGCAGAACAAGATGCCGTCCTCATCGAATCCGGCTGGGAAGATCCCGATTCGTCGCTCAAATGCGTGATTCACCGAAATCCGCATGGTGGCCGCGTGCCACCAATTCCCGTGAATGTCTTGGAACGTGCTTCCGTGCCCTGCTCCGGTAATGAATCCACCAGGTTTGGAGGAGAACGGACTATTCGATGCATAGGTGAACGGTCCGAGTGGTGAGTCTGATGTGTAATATCCGTCGGCGTAGGTGTTCCACTCGGTCCCTGGCCCCGCGTATTGGAGGTAATACTTGTTCGCGTGGGCGGTCATCCAGGCACCCTCGATGTATGGCCGCTCGGACCCCGGCTCTGTCGCCGACACCGCCAAACTGGCCCTCTCGTAGTTCTCTCCCACCCGCTCCCAGCCGTGCTGCTCGGGATTGCCTGCCAGAAGCGCCACCCTCTGTCCGATCGGTGTCATCGTCGCAGGGTCAATCTGCACACCAAAAAGCGGATCCACATTGGAGCATCCCCAGTACAAGTACACGGAGGAGTCATCGTCTTGAAAGAGATTGGGATCCCAGAACGGAAAGCCTTCGCTTACTCTCACGAAGTCGTCATCGAGCGGCGCCTCGCTGCGGAAGAAGGGGCTATTCGTTTTGCGGGACGCGGAAATGCACAGGGCTCCATCAATTACGCGGACGTCCGGTGCGTAGTCCAAAGCCGGTAACCGTTCCGTCTCCTTGAAGGTCCATTCGACGAGGTCGTTCGAATGCCAAAAGCCGGCCGACATTGATGCGAAGAGGTAGTAGCGCCCCTGGTAATGGACCACAGACGGATCAGCGGCCTCACGGTGAACTGATCGCGCACCGCGTGAGTGGATATCTTGGAATCTGTAGGCAAGGTCGATCGGATTGCAGATGATGGCCCTGTCTCGATTGTCAGGCTTCGCCATCATGCCCAGGCCGCGTCGGCAGTCCAGTACTCGGAACCGTTGGCGCTGATTCCATGCTTCCATTCGGACACGCGTTTGAGCTGCGGTTCAATCCGGGCGGTGACGGCGTCCGCTGCCTCCGGTCCGTCTTGGTCCGCCTGCCAGTGCACCCAGTTCACCTCCAGGTCGTTCTCGTCGTGGACGAACAGATCGACGTGGTGCCAGCCGTAACCGAATGTGTCCGCGTAGCAGGTCAGGAACATCCGGTCATGTTTTGTGGGATGGGCCATCGGCGTTCTCCTTTCACGTTGCTTATCAGCAGGGTATGGGGGATTTCCTTACCCCGGAAGGGCATAAAGCCTTACGCCGGGGTGTGGTTTCCCGCATTTCCACGCACGGAATTCAACGCAAGGATATTGAGGGAAGGCATCACCTTCGTCAGCAACTATTCCCGTCCCCCGAAGGCACCCCGTGAAGATTGAGCGCATTGAGGCGATCCCCTACTCGATCCCCTACTCCAAGCCCTTGGAGTTCGCCAGCGGGCGGGTATCCGACGCCGAGCACGTCCTCATCCGGGTCCACACTAATGACGGCATCGTGGGCACGGCGGATGCTCCACCACGCCCGTTCACCTACGGTGAGACGCAGGACTCCATCATCTCGGTGGTCACCAAAATCTTCGCACCCGCCCTTACAGGGCTCGACCCCATGGACCGCGGAAAAATCCATCAGATCCTCGCCCGGACAATCCATAACCAGGTCGCCAAAGGCAGCCTGGACATCGCCCTCTGGGACATCATCGGCAAAGCCACCGGAACTCCCGTCAGCAGGCTGCTGGGCGGTTTCACCGACTCCATGGCAGTCAGCCACATGCTCGGCTTCCAACCGGCGCAAAAACTGCTGGACGAGGCCCTCAAGTTCCAGCACGAGTACGGCATCAACACCTTCAAGCTCAAAGTCGGGCGCCGCCCGCTGTCGCTGGACATCGAAGCATGCCGCGTACTGCGCGCAGGGCTCGGACCTGACACCGAGTTGTACCTCGATGCCAATCGGGGCTGGACGGCCAACGAGGCCCTCGAAGTCCTGCGCCGCACGGAAGGCCTCGGCCTGTCCCTCCTGGAGGAACCGTGCGACGCCAAGGAAGGAATGAGCCGCCGGCGCCTGGTAGAGAAATCCCCCATCCCTGTGGTCGGTGATGAAAGCGTCCCCACCGCCGGCGACGCATCCCGGGAGCTGCTCTCCGGGGGATGCAACGCCATCAGCATCAAGACCGCTCGCAGCGGCTTCACCGAAGCACAGCAAATACTTGGCCTCTGCACCGGACTGGGCGTCGACGTCGTGATGGGAAACCAGATCGACACCCAGCTTGGAACGATCGCCACCGTAACCTTCGGCGCCGCGCACGAGGCCACCTCGCGGCGTGCCGGTGAACTCTCCAATTTCCTTGACATGTCCGATGACCTCCTGGCCGATCCGATAACCATCCCGGACGGCCGAATCCGTGTCCGGGATGTCCCCGGCGTCGGAGCTGACATCGACGAGCACAAACTCGCACACTACCGGCAAGACAAATAGCCGGCCGGGGCAAACCCCCCATCCTCCGATTCCCCCCGAATGCAAAGGAGCATCGTGCTGTACCTGGTCCGAATGGACGTCAACCTCCCCGCCAATCTGCCCGAAGATCGGGCCACAGCCATCAAGGCGGAAGAAAAGGCCTACTCACAAGGCGTCCAACGCGACGGCCGATGGCCACACCTATGGCGCGTGGTGGGGCAATATGCCAACTATTCGATCTTCGACGTCGAAAGCAACGACGAGCTACACGAGCTCCTACAGAGCCTTCCGCTGTTCCCCTATATGGACGTCCAGGTCACTGCGCTCGCCAAACACCCGTCGTCGATTTCCTGACGACCTCGATTGACCCACCCCTGCTACTACCGACTCACCGCTGAGTCGGAATGACAATGAAAGGACAAACCACCATGTCTGTCGAAACCACCGCAACAGCCGCCGCGTCCGGGGCCAACGCCACCGAACGCTTCCGCTCGGACAAGTCCGTGGCTGCGGAAGTAAGCGTCGAACGCGTCAACGTGCTCGCCTCCCGCGCCATCAAAGCTCTGGTAGACACCGTGAAGGAAGAAAAGGTCACCTACGACGAATACAACGCCCTGAAATCCTGGCTCATCAAGGTAGGAGAAGACGGCGAATGGCCGCTCTTCCTGGACGTCTGGATTGAACACGCCGTCGAGGAAGTGGCCAACGCGGACCGGGAAGGCAGCAAGGGAACCATCGAGGGCCCCTACTATGTTCCGGGTTCGCCTGTTCTGGAAACCCCGGCAACGCTTCCAATGCGCGATGATGAACCCGGCACCCCTCTCCTGTTCCAAGGCCGCGTCACAGGCGTCAACGGTGAACCCCTCCCGGGCGCCAGCGTCGAAATCTGGCACGCTGACGACCTCGGCCTCTACTCGCAATTCGCCCCCGGCCTTCCCGAATGGAACCTTCGCGGCACAGTCATTGCCGACTCCGAAGGCGTCTACCAAATCAACACCGTGCAACCCGCGCCCTACCAGATCCCCACAGACGGCGCCTGCGGCCAGCTCATCGCTTCCGCCGGTTGGCATGCCTGGCGCCCGGCACACCTCCACCTCAAAGTCAGCGCGCCCGGATTCCAGCTCATCACCACCCAGCTGTACTTCACAGCTGACGAGCACCTCTCGGACGACATAGCCTCGGCCGTCAAACCCGAGCTCGTCCTCGAGCCGAAGGACAAAGCGGACGGCACGGGCCGCGAGGTAACCTACGACTTCGCCCTCGCTTCGGCGGTGTAGGCGCAATCAGTACCCCACGCAGGCATGCAGCTCGGCTCGGTCCGAGCTGCATGCCTCTGCGGTTTCCAGCACGGTTGGGACTGCCCCCGGTTTTGTTGCATGCTGGACCAGAAGGACTCCATCATTGCGTTG
Proteins encoded:
- the catC gene encoding muconolactone Delta-isomerase, producing MLYLVRMDVNLPANLPEDRATAIKAEEKAYSQGVQRDGRWPHLWRVVGQYANYSIFDVESNDELHELLQSLPLFPYMDVQVTALAKHPSSIS
- a CDS encoding family 43 glycosylhydrolase, which codes for MMAKPDNRDRAIICNPIDLAYRFQDIHSRGARSVHREAADPSVVHYQGRYYLFASMSAGFWHSNDLVEWTFKETERLPALDYAPDVRVIDGALCISASRKTNSPFFRSEAPLDDDFVRVSEGFPFWDPNLFQDDDSSVYLYWGCSNVDPLFGVQIDPATMTPIGQRVALLAGNPEQHGWERVGENYERASLAVSATEPGSERPYIEGAWMTAHANKYYLQYAGPGTEWNTYADGYYTSDSPLGPFTYASNSPFSSKPGGFITGAGHGSTFQDIHGNWWHAATMRISVNHAFERRIGIFPAGFDEDGILFCNQNFADYPVTIHDRRFDPWTESFAGWMLQSYNCQRQLRSDRWRHVGLTAGGK
- the catA gene encoding catechol 1,2-dioxygenase codes for the protein MSVETTATAAASGANATERFRSDKSVAAEVSVERVNVLASRAIKALVDTVKEEKVTYDEYNALKSWLIKVGEDGEWPLFLDVWIEHAVEEVANADREGSKGTIEGPYYVPGSPVLETPATLPMRDDEPGTPLLFQGRVTGVNGEPLPGASVEIWHADDLGLYSQFAPGLPEWNLRGTVIADSEGVYQINTVQPAPYQIPTDGACGQLIASAGWHAWRPAHLHLKVSAPGFQLITTQLYFTADEHLSDDIASAVKPELVLEPKDKADGTGREVTYDFALASAV
- a CDS encoding enolase C-terminal domain-like protein, whose protein sequence is MKIERIEAIPYSIPYSKPLEFASGRVSDAEHVLIRVHTNDGIVGTADAPPRPFTYGETQDSIISVVTKIFAPALTGLDPMDRGKIHQILARTIHNQVAKGSLDIALWDIIGKATGTPVSRLLGGFTDSMAVSHMLGFQPAQKLLDEALKFQHEYGINTFKLKVGRRPLSLDIEACRVLRAGLGPDTELYLDANRGWTANEALEVLRRTEGLGLSLLEEPCDAKEGMSRRRLVEKSPIPVVGDESVPTAGDASRELLSGGCNAISIKTARSGFTEAQQILGLCTGLGVDVVMGNQIDTQLGTIATVTFGAAHEATSRRAGELSNFLDMSDDLLADPITIPDGRIRVRDVPGVGADIDEHKLAHYRQDK